The following proteins come from a genomic window of Kitasatospora sp. NBC_01246:
- a CDS encoding glycosyltransferase family 2 protein: MNGSDRRTAAACPRSAARDSLYTPVRVVDLDLDDPSELRSPGGLGTVDPVGRVLALVRLHGHPLGLVTATGTAGDSAALRRALVDVAHRELPVPALSTATPAARPGRVGRARVPAGPVTVSVVVCTRDRTEQLRSCLDSLLRTGYPHVEVLVVDNAPRSDATERLVATRYRDRVRYLREPVPGLARARNRGLAAVHGEVVAFADDDLIIDTGWVGALAGAFGADDRIGCVTGLVLPAELDTPAQAALEQYGGYSRGFAARDWSLRDRPDDPLMRFSVGRFGSGANMAFRTALLRGIGGFDPATGAGTPARGGEELLAFFQMLDAGHTVAYQPDAIVWHRHPRTGDALTRQVFNFGVGFGAYLTAAVAHRPGLLTTLVRRVPSGLRRWQRVRRHRARCGPAEGEAALLRLGRREFRGLLVGPFGYLISVWRQRSLRTGGAS; encoded by the coding sequence ATGAATGGCTCCGACCGGCGCACCGCAGCTGCCTGCCCGCGCTCCGCCGCCCGCGACTCGCTCTACACCCCCGTCCGCGTCGTCGACCTTGACCTGGACGATCCGAGCGAGCTGCGCTCGCCCGGTGGTCTCGGCACCGTCGACCCGGTCGGCCGCGTGTTGGCGTTGGTGCGGCTGCACGGACACCCGCTCGGCTTGGTCACGGCCACCGGAACAGCGGGCGACAGTGCCGCGCTGCGCCGGGCGCTGGTCGACGTCGCCCACCGGGAACTCCCGGTTCCCGCCCTGTCCACCGCGACACCCGCGGCGCGTCCCGGTCGGGTCGGCCGCGCCCGGGTGCCCGCGGGCCCGGTCACGGTCAGCGTGGTGGTCTGCACGCGCGACCGGACCGAGCAGCTGCGGAGCTGCCTCGACTCGCTCCTGCGGACCGGCTATCCGCACGTGGAGGTCCTGGTGGTCGACAACGCCCCGCGGAGCGACGCCACCGAACGCCTCGTCGCCACGCGGTACCGGGACCGCGTCCGGTACCTGCGCGAGCCGGTGCCGGGCCTGGCCCGGGCCCGCAACCGCGGCCTGGCCGCGGTGCACGGCGAGGTGGTGGCGTTCGCCGACGACGACCTGATCATCGACACCGGCTGGGTCGGCGCGCTGGCCGGGGCGTTCGGCGCGGACGACCGGATCGGCTGCGTCACCGGCCTCGTGCTGCCCGCCGAACTCGACACCCCGGCCCAGGCCGCCCTCGAACAGTACGGCGGCTACTCCCGCGGCTTCGCGGCCCGCGACTGGTCGCTGCGCGACCGCCCGGACGACCCGCTGATGCGGTTCTCGGTCGGCCGGTTCGGCTCCGGGGCGAACATGGCCTTCCGGACCGCCCTGCTGCGCGGCATCGGCGGCTTCGACCCGGCGACCGGCGCCGGTACGCCCGCCCGCGGCGGCGAGGAACTGCTGGCCTTCTTCCAGATGCTCGACGCCGGCCACACCGTCGCCTACCAGCCGGACGCCATCGTCTGGCACCGCCACCCGCGCACCGGCGACGCGCTGACCCGGCAGGTCTTCAACTTCGGCGTCGGCTTCGGCGCCTACCTGACCGCCGCCGTCGCCCACCGGCCCGGGCTGCTCACCACGCTCGTCCGGCGCGTCCCCTCCGGTCTGCGCCGCTGGCAGCGGGTGCGCCGGCACCGGGCCCGCTGCGGCCCGGCCGAGGGCGAGGCCGCGCTGCTGCGGCTGGGGCGCCGCGAGTTCCGCGGGCTGCTGGTCGGGCCGTTCGGCTATCTGATCAGCGTGTGGCGCCAGCGGAGCCTGCGCACCGGAGGTGCGTCATGA
- a CDS encoding glycosyltransferase family 2 protein, translating into MNTVPNAGPVTAPGPGPTLSVVVCSYTLDRWDDLCAALDSIRAQRRQPDETVVVVDHCPALTARLAARPGLRLVESPERPGVSGARNTGVTLARGELVAFLDDDAVAEPDWTERLLAGFRDPRVLGVGGRVDSWWETGRPGWFPPEYDWVVGCSYPGAAGSTGTVRNFIGANMSFRRAAVVAAGGFRGDLGRIGTSPFGCEETELCLRLTARHPGTELRYEPAAVVRQHVPPARTTWRYFSSRCYAEGRSKAVVARYAGSRSALSTERRYVRRTLPAAILRALGRRRLRAAGALGAGACLAAAGYTVGRLGRADTAATADAGETGAAPAARPGVAAVSTRSRP; encoded by the coding sequence ATGAACACCGTGCCGAACGCCGGACCGGTCACCGCACCGGGCCCCGGCCCCACCCTGTCCGTGGTCGTCTGCAGTTACACCCTCGACCGCTGGGACGACCTGTGCGCCGCCCTCGACTCGATCCGCGCCCAGCGCCGGCAGCCCGACGAGACCGTCGTGGTGGTCGACCACTGCCCCGCCCTGACGGCCCGGCTGGCCGCCCGCCCCGGCCTGCGGCTGGTCGAGAGCCCCGAACGCCCGGGCGTCTCCGGCGCCCGCAACACCGGGGTCACGCTCGCCCGCGGCGAGTTGGTCGCCTTCCTGGACGACGACGCGGTGGCCGAACCCGACTGGACCGAACGGCTGCTGGCCGGCTTCCGCGACCCGCGGGTGCTCGGCGTCGGCGGCCGGGTCGACTCCTGGTGGGAGACCGGCCGCCCCGGCTGGTTCCCGCCCGAGTACGACTGGGTGGTCGGCTGCTCCTACCCGGGGGCCGCCGGGAGCACGGGCACGGTGCGCAACTTCATCGGCGCCAACATGTCCTTCCGCCGGGCCGCGGTGGTCGCCGCCGGCGGCTTCCGCGGCGACCTCGGCCGGATCGGCACCAGCCCGTTCGGCTGCGAGGAGACCGAGCTTTGCCTGCGGCTCACCGCCCGGCACCCCGGCACCGAGCTGCGCTACGAGCCCGCCGCCGTCGTCCGCCAGCACGTCCCGCCGGCCCGCACCACCTGGCGCTACTTCAGCTCCCGCTGCTACGCGGAGGGCCGCTCCAAGGCCGTCGTCGCCCGTTACGCGGGCAGCCGGTCGGCGCTGTCCACCGAGCGCCGCTACGTGCGCCGCACGCTGCCCGCCGCGATCCTCCGCGCGCTGGGCCGGCGACGGCTGCGGGCCGCCGGGGCGCTCGGCGCCGGCGCCTGCCTGGCGGCGGCCGGGTACACCGTCGGCCGGCTCGGCCGGGCGGACACCGCGGCCACCGCGGACGCCGGGGAGACCGGTGCGGCCCCCGCCGCCCGGCCCGGCGTCGCGGCCGTGTCCACCAGGAGCCGGCCATGA
- a CDS encoding glycoside hydrolase family 15 protein — MAGRIEDYALIGDLQTAALVGRDGSVDWLCLPRFDSPSCFAGLLGDRQHGAWRLAPAGGARCSARRYRGDSLVLESDWHTADGTVRVTDFMPQRGRGGQRSPQLIRIVEGVEGSVPVRGELRLRFNYGRIEPWVRRTGRHRVAVAGPDSAWLRVPPEVHTYGVDGVTVSDFTVTAGSRVPFVLTWQPSHLPTSPRTDPEEALLATLRDWQHWAAGCRYRGEWREAVLRSLLTLKALAYAPTGGIVAAPTAALPERIGGTRNWDYRFCWLRDSSMTLSALLRGGFRDEAAAWRRWLLRAIAGDPGDLQTVYGVAGERVLGEISADWLPGYEGSRPVRFGNAAVDQLQLDVYGEVVDTLHLALLAGLPMERHVWTLLRTLMAYLEQHWREPDEGLWEVRGERRHFVHSKVMSWVAADRAVRMAEATGLPAPVARWRAMRDAVHADVCEHGYDRRRGVFVQHYGGQGLDAATLFVVKCGFLPPDDPRVVRTVDAVRDGLDHGGLVLRYRTHRHTDGLPGGEGAFLACSFWLADALVATGRRAEARDLFARVVGLANDLGLLSEQWDPRARRQLGNTPQAFTHVALVNTAFELSEPA, encoded by the coding sequence ATGGCCGGACGGATCGAGGACTACGCCCTGATCGGCGACCTGCAGACCGCCGCGCTGGTCGGGCGGGACGGGTCGGTCGACTGGCTCTGCCTGCCCCGGTTCGACTCCCCCAGCTGCTTCGCCGGGCTGCTCGGCGACCGGCAGCACGGCGCCTGGCGGCTCGCCCCGGCCGGCGGCGCGCGGTGCTCCGCGCGCCGCTACCGGGGCGACAGCCTCGTCCTGGAGAGCGACTGGCACACCGCCGACGGCACCGTCCGGGTGACCGACTTCATGCCCCAGCGCGGCCGGGGCGGCCAGCGCTCCCCGCAGCTGATCCGGATCGTGGAGGGCGTCGAGGGCAGCGTCCCGGTCCGCGGCGAGCTGCGGCTGCGGTTCAACTACGGCCGGATCGAGCCGTGGGTGCGCCGCACCGGCCGGCACCGGGTCGCCGTCGCCGGGCCCGACTCCGCCTGGCTGCGGGTGCCGCCCGAGGTCCACACCTACGGAGTGGACGGCGTCACCGTCTCCGACTTCACCGTCACCGCCGGCAGCCGGGTGCCCTTCGTCCTCACCTGGCAGCCCTCCCACCTGCCCACCTCCCCGCGCACCGACCCGGAGGAGGCCCTGCTCGCCACGCTGCGCGACTGGCAGCACTGGGCGGCCGGCTGCCGCTACCGGGGCGAGTGGCGGGAGGCCGTGCTGCGCTCGCTGCTCACCCTCAAGGCTCTCGCCTACGCGCCCACCGGCGGGATCGTCGCCGCGCCCACCGCCGCACTGCCCGAGCGGATCGGCGGCACCCGCAACTGGGACTACCGCTTCTGCTGGCTGCGCGACTCCTCGATGACGCTCTCGGCGCTGCTCCGCGGCGGCTTCCGCGACGAGGCCGCCGCCTGGCGCCGCTGGCTGCTGCGCGCCATCGCCGGCGACCCGGGCGACCTGCAGACCGTCTACGGCGTCGCCGGGGAGCGCGTCCTCGGCGAGATCTCCGCCGACTGGCTGCCCGGCTACGAGGGCTCCCGGCCGGTCCGGTTCGGCAACGCCGCCGTCGACCAGCTCCAACTCGACGTCTACGGCGAGGTGGTGGACACCCTGCACCTGGCGCTGCTGGCCGGCCTGCCGATGGAGCGGCACGTCTGGACGCTGTTACGGACCCTGATGGCCTACCTGGAGCAGCACTGGCGCGAACCCGACGAGGGCCTCTGGGAGGTGCGCGGCGAGCGGCGCCACTTCGTCCACTCCAAGGTGATGTCCTGGGTCGCCGCCGACCGCGCGGTGCGGATGGCCGAGGCCACCGGGCTGCCCGCGCCCGTGGCCCGCTGGCGGGCGATGCGCGACGCCGTGCACGCCGACGTCTGCGAGCACGGCTACGACCGGCGGCGCGGCGTCTTCGTCCAGCACTACGGCGGGCAGGGCCTGGACGCGGCCACGCTGTTCGTCGTCAAGTGCGGCTTCCTGCCGCCGGACGACCCGCGCGTGGTCCGCACCGTGGACGCCGTCCGGGACGGCCTGGACCACGGCGGCCTCGTCCTGCGCTACCGGACGCACCGGCACACCGACGGCCTGCCCGGCGGCGAGGGCGCCTTCCTGGCCTGCTCGTTCTGGCTCGCCGACGCGCTCGTCGCCACCGGGCGGCGGGCCGAGGCCCGCGACCTGTTCGCCCGGGTGGTCGGGCTCGCCAACGACCTCGGCCTGCTCTCCGAGCAGTGGGACCCGCGCGCCCGCCGCCAACTCGGCAACACCCCGCAGGCGTTCACCCACGTCGCCCTGGTCAACACCGCCTTCGAACTGTCCGAGCCCGCCTAG
- a CDS encoding lipopolysaccharide biosynthesis protein — MQSLSTRSPAPARPCSCPRPLPCQCSYRDLLRARARAGRARLAGEPLLRNGHILLASSMVAAALGAIFWLFATRWYSAETVGLSYAAVSAAGLLSAVGRFNLSSVLVRFLPGAGQHTRRLVARCYAASIAASAFAAVLFLLLIPWISPSLGYLRQPVVAVAFVVVTAGYSLFVLQDGALTGLRRTGWVLGENALFALAKAGALAVCAVLAVGTGILVSWAAALLITVLLTNVVLFRRAIPAHQRAAGATASAPPRVAGYAVADYLGNISGIAACSVVPLMVLAVLGAEQNAYYSLAWVIADSLYMAAYSMGSSLVVEAARAPERLAEHARRMMWHTGLLVLAAVAVIVAFAPWMLRLFGPGYAEHGTTVLRLMALSALPTVVLSLATDVARVRRALGWMIGLQLVYAVLVIALVAGLLPVFGLTGVGLAWLLAATVLALPLLVALPRWLPSSDRRS, encoded by the coding sequence ATGCAGTCGCTCAGCACGCGTTCGCCCGCGCCCGCCCGGCCCTGCTCCTGCCCGCGCCCGCTGCCCTGCCAGTGCTCCTACCGCGACCTGCTGCGGGCCCGCGCCCGGGCCGGCCGGGCCCGGCTGGCCGGGGAACCGCTGCTGCGCAACGGCCACATCCTGCTGGCGAGTTCGATGGTGGCGGCCGCGCTCGGCGCGATCTTCTGGCTGTTCGCCACCCGCTGGTACAGCGCCGAGACGGTCGGCCTCAGCTACGCCGCCGTCTCCGCCGCCGGGCTGCTCTCCGCGGTCGGCCGGTTCAACCTCAGCAGCGTCCTGGTGCGCTTCCTCCCCGGCGCCGGGCAGCACACCCGGCGGCTGGTGGCCCGCTGCTACGCCGCGAGCATCGCCGCCAGCGCGTTCGCCGCGGTGCTCTTCCTGCTGCTGATCCCGTGGATCTCCCCGAGCCTCGGCTACCTGCGGCAGCCGGTGGTGGCGGTCGCCTTCGTGGTGGTCACGGCCGGCTACTCGCTCTTCGTCCTCCAGGACGGCGCGCTGACCGGACTGCGGCGCACCGGCTGGGTGCTCGGCGAGAACGCGCTGTTCGCCCTGGCGAAGGCGGGCGCGCTGGCCGTCTGCGCGGTCCTCGCGGTCGGCACCGGGATCCTGGTCTCCTGGGCGGCGGCGCTGCTCATCACCGTCCTGCTCACCAACGTCGTGCTCTTCCGCCGGGCGATCCCGGCCCACCAGCGGGCGGCCGGTGCCACCGCGTCCGCCCCGCCGCGGGTGGCCGGCTACGCCGTCGCGGACTACCTGGGCAACATCTCCGGCATCGCCGCCTGCAGCGTCGTACCGCTCATGGTGCTGGCCGTGCTCGGCGCGGAGCAGAACGCCTACTACTCGCTCGCCTGGGTGATCGCCGACAGCCTCTACATGGCCGCCTACAGCATGGGCAGCTCGCTGGTGGTCGAGGCCGCCCGGGCACCCGAACGGCTCGCCGAACACGCCCGCCGGATGATGTGGCACACCGGACTGCTCGTCCTCGCGGCGGTGGCCGTGATCGTGGCCTTCGCCCCCTGGATGCTGCGCCTGTTCGGGCCCGGCTACGCCGAGCACGGCACCACCGTGCTGCGGCTGATGGCCCTCTCCGCCCTGCCCACCGTCGTGCTGAGCCTGGCCACCGACGTCGCCCGGGTGCGCCGCGCCCTGGGCTGGATGATCGGGCTCCAACTCGTCTACGCCGTCCTCGTGATCGCGCTCGTCGCCGGACTGCTGCCCGTGTTCGGCCTCACCGGGGTCGGGCTGGCGTGGCTGCTCGCCGCGACGGTCCTCGCCCTCCCGCTGCTGGTCGCCCTCCCGCGCTGGCTGCCGTCGTCCGATCGGAGATCGTGA
- a CDS encoding glycosyltransferase family 2 protein, translating into MTTVLRAPAQVVELDLDRPGGPWRPGFTAPVRPQGPVVALVRRAGRPLGLVAVDADRPGPDGSAGPDAGPDAGRLRRRLVEAAERHLDTGPAAPAPPPPGARAPLVSVIVCTRGRPTLLGDSLSALLRTDYPATEFLVVDNAPEDDATERLIRALGPDRLRYLREPVPGLARARNRGLSAARGEYVAFTDDDALADPGWVSALAGAFRADPRVSCVTGLVVPAELDTEAQAVFERYCGFGKGFASRDWSTRTAGRDPLFPFAAGRFGTGANMAFRTTVIRDLGGFDPATGAGTPTRGGEDLLAFLRVLVAGHTLAYRPDAVVWHRHRRTMAELEAQIQGFGTGLGAYLTAAVSQRPGLLAELLRRLPAGTRYALRRAVAPAPAGPGRGGRDGDPGLARLGRLELRGLLRGPFSYLVSRRQDRRFRAEDWS; encoded by the coding sequence ATGACCACCGTCCTGCGGGCGCCCGCCCAGGTGGTGGAACTCGATCTCGACCGGCCCGGTGGGCCGTGGCGGCCCGGCTTCACGGCCCCGGTCCGCCCGCAGGGGCCCGTGGTGGCCCTGGTCCGCCGGGCCGGCCGACCGCTCGGCCTGGTCGCCGTCGACGCCGACCGGCCAGGTCCCGACGGTAGCGCGGGCCCGGACGCCGGCCCGGACGCCGGGCGGCTGCGCCGCCGGCTCGTCGAGGCGGCCGAACGCCACCTCGACACCGGGCCGGCGGCCCCCGCCCCGCCGCCCCCCGGCGCCCGCGCACCCCTGGTCAGCGTCATCGTCTGCACCCGCGGGCGGCCCACCCTGCTCGGCGACAGCCTGAGCGCGCTGCTGCGCACCGACTACCCGGCCACCGAGTTCCTGGTGGTCGACAACGCCCCCGAGGACGACGCCACCGAACGGCTGATCCGCGCGCTCGGGCCGGACCGGCTGCGGTACCTGCGCGAGCCGGTGCCGGGCCTGGCCCGGGCCCGCAACCGCGGCCTGTCCGCCGCCCGGGGCGAGTACGTGGCCTTCACCGACGACGACGCGCTGGCCGACCCCGGCTGGGTGAGCGCCCTCGCCGGGGCCTTCCGGGCCGACCCCCGGGTCTCCTGCGTCACCGGTCTCGTGGTGCCCGCCGAACTCGACACCGAGGCCCAGGCCGTCTTCGAGCGGTACTGCGGCTTCGGCAAGGGCTTCGCCTCCCGGGACTGGTCGACGCGCACGGCCGGCCGCGACCCGCTCTTCCCCTTCGCCGCCGGCCGCTTCGGCACCGGCGCCAACATGGCCTTCCGCACCACCGTGATCCGCGACCTCGGCGGCTTCGACCCGGCGACCGGCGCCGGTACGCCGACCCGCGGCGGCGAGGACCTGCTCGCCTTCCTGCGCGTCCTGGTCGCCGGTCACACCCTCGCGTACCGGCCGGACGCCGTCGTCTGGCACCGGCACCGGCGCACCATGGCCGAGCTGGAGGCCCAGATCCAGGGCTTCGGCACCGGCCTCGGCGCCTATCTGACCGCCGCCGTCTCGCAGCGCCCCGGCCTGCTGGCCGAGCTGCTGCGCCGCCTCCCGGCCGGCACTCGGTACGCCCTGCGCCGGGCCGTCGCGCCCGCCCCGGCCGGCCCCGGCCGGGGCGGGCGCGACGGCGATCCGGGACTGGCCCGGCTCGGCCGGCTCGAACTGCGCGGCCTGCTGCGCGGACCGTTCAGCTATCTGGTCAGCCGGCGGCAGGACCGCCGGTTCCGGGCGGAGGACTGGTCGTGA
- a CDS encoding glycosyltransferase family 2 protein — protein MSTTLPPHVVPSPDHDGRPQRRAEDRAAPRRPMRRAEDRATARRPMRRAGDGVASRHSVTLVVPAQNEARNIPWVFEQIPRCVDEVILVDGSSDDATVPMARHCLPTVRSVQQSGPGKGNALRTGFAAASGEYIVMMDADGSMWPGEIPHFLHFLDHGFDFVKGSRCIAGGGSLDLTKVRSFGNRALLAVVNRLYDASLTDLCYGYCAFRRSFLDALDLRSSGFEIEAEMIAHALRSGLRMAEVPSLELPRRSGRSHLHAVSDGRRVLRTLITERPGARSSAAASAGEQR, from the coding sequence ATGAGCACCACCCTGCCCCCCCACGTCGTTCCGTCCCCGGACCACGACGGCCGGCCGCAACGCCGGGCCGAGGACCGGGCCGCCCCCCGACGGCCGATGCGCCGCGCCGAGGACCGGGCCACGGCCCGTCGGCCGATGCGCCGGGCCGGGGACGGCGTCGCCAGTCGGCACAGCGTCACCCTGGTCGTCCCCGCCCAGAACGAGGCCCGCAACATCCCCTGGGTGTTCGAGCAGATCCCGCGCTGCGTGGACGAGGTCATCCTGGTGGACGGCTCCTCCGACGACGCCACCGTCCCGATGGCCCGGCACTGCCTGCCGACCGTCCGCAGCGTCCAGCAGAGCGGGCCCGGCAAGGGCAACGCGCTGCGCACCGGCTTCGCCGCCGCCAGTGGCGAGTACATCGTCATGATGGACGCCGACGGCTCGATGTGGCCCGGCGAGATCCCGCACTTCCTCCACTTCCTCGACCACGGCTTCGACTTCGTCAAGGGCTCCCGGTGCATCGCCGGCGGCGGCTCGCTGGACCTCACCAAGGTCCGCTCCTTCGGGAACCGCGCGCTGCTCGCCGTGGTCAACCGCCTCTACGACGCGAGCCTCACCGACTTGTGCTACGGCTACTGCGCCTTCCGCCGCTCCTTCCTGGACGCGCTCGACCTGCGCTCCTCCGGCTTCGAGATCGAGGCCGAGATGATCGCGCACGCGCTGCGCTCCGGACTGCGGATGGCCGAGGTGCCGAGCCTGGAACTCCCCCGCCGCAGCGGTCGATCCCACCTGCACGCCGTCTCCGACGGCCGCCGGGTGCTGAGGACCCTGATCACCGAGCGTCCCGGCGCCCGGTCCTCGGCGGCAGCCTCCGCGGGGGAGCAACGATGA
- a CDS encoding SAM-dependent methyltransferase, giving the protein MRRPNWVPEGTDLDKPNAARVYDYYLGGSHNFEVDREMARQAIALWPELPQIMRSNRAFLRRGVQFAAEQGITRFLDIGSGIPTFGTVHEIARAIRPEAEVVYIDRDPVAVAHSRLLLAEDEGCSVVQADVRDIDDLLGRPEVTALLAPGEPVAVLLVAVMHFVSDSEDPWKLLEVLREALPPGSALILSHASLEGRPDQAEDHQKLYRMTPTPLTMRTREQITAMFAGFELVEPGVVYLPEWRPEQPEAVGRHPERMTGMAGVGFRR; this is encoded by the coding sequence ATGCGGCGACCGAACTGGGTACCGGAAGGTACGGACCTGGACAAACCGAACGCCGCCCGGGTCTACGACTACTACCTCGGCGGTTCGCACAACTTCGAGGTGGACCGGGAGATGGCCCGCCAGGCGATCGCGCTCTGGCCGGAGCTGCCGCAGATCATGCGCTCCAACCGGGCCTTCCTGCGCCGCGGCGTGCAGTTCGCCGCCGAGCAGGGCATCACCCGGTTCCTGGACATCGGCTCCGGCATCCCGACCTTCGGCACCGTGCACGAGATCGCCCGGGCGATCCGCCCCGAGGCCGAGGTGGTGTACATCGACCGCGACCCGGTCGCCGTCGCGCACAGCCGGCTGCTGCTGGCGGAGGACGAGGGCTGCTCCGTCGTCCAGGCCGACGTCCGGGACATCGACGACCTGCTGGGCCGCCCCGAGGTGACCGCGCTGCTCGCGCCCGGTGAGCCGGTGGCCGTGCTGCTGGTCGCCGTCATGCACTTCGTCAGCGACTCCGAGGATCCGTGGAAGCTGCTGGAGGTGCTGCGCGAGGCGCTCCCGCCGGGCAGCGCGCTGATCCTCTCGCACGCCTCCCTGGAGGGCCGGCCCGACCAGGCCGAGGACCACCAGAAGCTGTACCGGATGACGCCCACCCCGCTGACCATGCGCACCCGCGAGCAGATCACCGCGATGTTCGCGGGGTTCGAGCTGGTCGAGCCCGGTGTGGTCTACCTCCCCGAGTGGCGCCCCGAGCAGCCGGAGGCGGTCGGCCGGCACCCCGAGCGGATGACCGGGATGGCGGGCGTGGGGTTCCGCCGGTGA
- a CDS encoding putative bifunctional diguanylate cyclase/phosphodiesterase, translating to MNEAPAPGSADRFHEDWARLLSGDHGTAVHPGLLGRLVSRTAALLHRAQLGEPFDPGLAARAGAELVDAHFTDPVVLARALELLQEHPAADDRGPALCGAFAAGWAAALRERTLREQEAIRTAADSARREAERALRASEARFRALFESAAIGIGIGDTEGNILAVNKALQELFGAAPEDMRGRRVGDLVHPEDTPGVWEAYEELISGKRDYFQVDKPYYRHDGEVVWTHLTVSLIRDDDGRPQYQVAMLEDITDRYRLQERLRHQATHDPLTGLPNRAAFFERLEKLFEEPDPGARFGLCYVDLDGFKVVNDSLGHDTGDQLLAAVAARLKAALTPLGHLVARLGGDEFVVLLENCRGEQEAVAAAKTVLKALAGPVLIGDHKLAVGASVGVLERRISTTTPGAAVRAADLTLYRAKEAGRGRWTLFDPKENARAVSRYAVSVRMPAALDRGEFFIDYQPLYALADGRLAAVEALVRWRHPQLGVLGPDEFVTTAEETGLIMPLGRWVLEQACGQAADWIKRFGDDAPQLNVNLAVRQARSAALVTDLGRILDSTGLDPARLQLEITESTVVGPEDEALRTLHGLVDQGVSLAVDDFGTGWSNLAYLRDLPVSGLKIAGSFVGDLHDPAKDAATGWRIVSGLVSMSHALGLTVTAEGVETLRDAERLRGIGCDWAQGWHFGRPVRPAEIARRIAEEPGGRPVG from the coding sequence GTGAACGAAGCGCCGGCACCCGGCAGCGCCGATCGGTTCCACGAGGACTGGGCGCGGCTGCTCTCCGGCGACCACGGCACGGCGGTCCACCCCGGCCTGCTCGGCAGGCTGGTCTCCCGGACCGCCGCGCTGCTCCACCGCGCCCAGCTGGGCGAGCCGTTCGACCCTGGGCTGGCCGCCCGGGCGGGCGCCGAACTCGTCGACGCCCACTTCACCGACCCGGTGGTGCTGGCCCGGGCCCTCGAACTGCTCCAGGAGCACCCCGCGGCCGACGACCGCGGGCCCGCGCTCTGCGGGGCCTTCGCGGCCGGCTGGGCGGCCGCCCTGCGCGAGCGGACCCTGCGCGAGCAGGAGGCCATCCGGACCGCCGCCGACAGCGCCCGGCGGGAGGCCGAGCGGGCGCTGCGCGCCTCCGAGGCGCGGTTCCGCGCGCTGTTCGAGAGCGCGGCGATCGGCATCGGCATCGGCGACACCGAGGGCAACATCCTCGCGGTGAACAAGGCGCTCCAGGAGCTGTTCGGGGCCGCGCCGGAGGACATGCGGGGCCGCCGGGTCGGCGACCTCGTGCACCCCGAGGACACCCCCGGCGTCTGGGAGGCGTACGAGGAGCTGATCAGCGGCAAGCGGGACTACTTCCAGGTCGACAAGCCGTACTACCGGCACGACGGCGAGGTGGTCTGGACCCACCTCACGGTCTCGCTGATCCGGGACGACGACGGCCGGCCGCAGTACCAGGTGGCCATGCTGGAGGACATCACCGACCGCTACCGGCTCCAGGAGCGGCTGCGCCACCAGGCCACCCACGACCCGCTGACCGGACTGCCCAACCGGGCCGCCTTCTTCGAGCGGCTGGAGAAGCTCTTCGAGGAGCCGGACCCGGGCGCCCGCTTCGGCCTCTGCTACGTCGACCTCGACGGCTTCAAGGTGGTCAACGACAGCCTCGGCCACGACACGGGTGACCAGCTGCTGGCTGCCGTCGCCGCCCGGCTGAAGGCCGCCCTCACCCCGCTCGGCCACCTGGTGGCCCGCCTCGGCGGCGACGAGTTCGTCGTCCTGCTGGAGAACTGCCGCGGCGAGCAGGAGGCCGTCGCCGCCGCCAAGACGGTGCTGAAGGCGCTCGCCGGGCCGGTCCTGATCGGCGATCACAAGCTCGCCGTCGGGGCCAGCGTGGGCGTGCTGGAGCGGCGCATCTCGACCACCACGCCGGGCGCCGCGGTCCGCGCCGCCGATCTGACGCTGTACCGGGCGAAGGAGGCCGGCCGCGGCCGCTGGACGCTCTTCGACCCCAAGGAGAACGCCCGCGCGGTCAGCCGCTACGCGGTCTCGGTCCGGATGCCGGCCGCCCTCGACCGCGGCGAGTTCTTCATCGACTACCAGCCCCTGTACGCGCTGGCCGACGGCCGGCTCGCCGCCGTCGAGGCGCTGGTGCGCTGGCGCCACCCGCAGCTGGGCGTGCTGGGCCCGGACGAGTTCGTCACCACCGCCGAGGAGACCGGCCTGATCATGCCGCTCGGCCGCTGGGTGCTGGAGCAGGCCTGCGGCCAGGCGGCCGACTGGATCAAGCGGTTCGGCGACGACGCGCCCCAGCTGAACGTCAACCTGGCGGTCCGTCAGGCCCGTAGCGCCGCACTGGTGACCGATCTCGGCCGGATCCTCGACTCCACCGGGCTGGACCCGGCCCGGCTCCAGTTGGAGATCACCGAGTCCACCGTGGTCGGCCCGGAGGACGAGGCGCTGCGCACCCTGCACGGGCTGGTCGACCAGGGCGTCTCGCTCGCCGTGGACGACTTCGGCACCGGCTGGTCCAACCTCGCCTACCTGCGTGACCTGCCGGTCTCCGGGCTGAAGATCGCCGGCTCCTTCGTCGGCGACCTGCACGACCCGGCCAAGGACGCGGCCACCGGCTGGCGGATCGTCAGCGGCCTGGTGTCGATGTCGCACGCGCTGGGCCTGACGGTCACGGCCGAAGGCGTGGAGACCCTCCGGGACGCCGAGCGGCTGCGCGGCATCGGCTGCGACTGGGCGCAGGGCTGGCACTTCGGGCGGCCGGTGCGACCGGCCGAGATCGCCCGCCGGATCGCCGAGGAGCCGGGCGGCCGGCCGGTCGGCTGA